The following coding sequences lie in one Kribbella sp. NBC_00709 genomic window:
- a CDS encoding ABC transporter permease, with amino-acid sequence MVERVLRAPAQYWMLIMMWVRSSMAYPASFFLMLFSSMVLTVMDFVAIVLMFSHISSFGGFSLAEMALLYATASMTLGIADLFTGSIERVGERIRTGTFDAYLIRPVPAFLQTAADGFALRRLGRPFQALVVMVFAFNRLDLEWTVARGIMLVVSILAGTVIFGAIFVLGAAFQFLAVDSAELANSFTYGGQTMTQYPLAIFGKEIVRAVTFVVPLAFVNYYPVLYLLGKPAPLGLPSWIGLLSPLVAVVMVALASLAWRAGLRRYRSTGS; translated from the coding sequence GTGGTTGAGCGGGTGCTCCGGGCGCCGGCGCAGTACTGGATGCTGATCATGATGTGGGTGCGGTCGTCGATGGCGTACCCGGCGTCGTTCTTCCTGATGCTGTTCAGCTCGATGGTGCTGACGGTGATGGACTTCGTCGCGATCGTGCTGATGTTCAGCCACATCTCGTCGTTCGGCGGGTTCTCGCTGGCCGAGATGGCGTTGCTCTACGCAACGGCTTCGATGACGCTGGGGATCGCGGACCTGTTCACCGGGTCGATCGAGCGGGTCGGCGAGCGGATCCGGACCGGGACGTTCGACGCCTACCTGATCCGGCCGGTACCGGCTTTCCTGCAGACCGCGGCCGACGGGTTCGCGCTGCGGCGGCTCGGCCGGCCGTTCCAGGCCCTGGTGGTGATGGTGTTCGCGTTCAACCGGCTCGACCTCGAGTGGACGGTTGCCCGCGGCATCATGCTGGTGGTGTCGATCCTGGCCGGGACGGTGATCTTCGGGGCGATCTTCGTGCTCGGCGCGGCGTTCCAGTTCCTGGCGGTGGATTCGGCGGAGCTGGCCAACTCGTTCACGTACGGCGGGCAGACGATGACGCAGTACCCGTTGGCGATCTTCGGCAAGGAGATCGTGCGGGCCGTGACGTTCGTCGTACCGCTTGCCTTTGTCAACTATTACCCGGTGCTGTACCTGCTGGGAAAGCCCGCCCCGCTGGGGCTGCCGTCCTGGATCGGGCTGCTGTCGCCACTGGTCGCGGTCGTGATGGTCGCGCTCGCGTCGCTGGCCTGGCGGGCCGGCCTTCGTCGTTATCGCAGTACAGGGAGCTGA